A portion of the Segatella copri DSM 18205 genome contains these proteins:
- a CDS encoding response regulator transcription factor, with product MNKINVLLVEDETSLAMILSDILEAQGFEMRTARDGEEGLRMFDEQKPDVLVADVMMPKMDGFEMVRRIRKTDSRTPVLFLTARSAVNDVVEGFELGGNDYLKKPFAIQELIVRIKSLCHRASAGNISSEEQEGGNVSPDNPDAADQWLSIGRYRLNVTSQILQLDGKDTELSHRESEILRMLVESKNNVVESKDILLQLWGDDSFFNSRSLHVFITKLRHKLSADENIRIINVRGIGYKMIC from the coding sequence ATGAATAAGATAAATGTATTACTGGTAGAAGATGAAACATCCTTGGCGATGATTCTGAGCGACATCTTGGAGGCACAGGGCTTCGAGATGCGCACGGCGCGTGATGGCGAAGAGGGGCTTCGTATGTTTGATGAACAGAAGCCTGATGTGCTGGTAGCGGATGTGATGATGCCCAAAATGGATGGTTTCGAGATGGTGCGCCGTATCCGCAAGACGGATTCCCGTACCCCTGTGCTTTTCCTCACGGCTCGTTCGGCGGTGAATGATGTGGTAGAGGGATTTGAATTGGGTGGCAATGATTATCTGAAGAAGCCGTTTGCCATCCAGGAGCTCATCGTCCGTATTAAGTCGCTTTGTCATCGGGCTTCTGCAGGAAATATTTCTTCTGAAGAACAGGAAGGGGGGAATGTTTCTCCTGATAATCCGGATGCTGCTGATCAATGGCTCTCCATCGGTCGTTATCGCCTGAATGTTACCAGTCAGATTCTGCAGTTGGATGGTAAAGATACAGAACTGTCACATCGTGAATCAGAAATCCTTCGCATGCTTGTGGAGAGCAAGAACAATGTGGTAGAGAGCAAGGATATTCTCCTGCAACTCTGGGGCGATGACAGCTTCTTCAATTCCCGCAGTCTCCATGTTTTCATCACCAAGCTCCGCCACAAGTTATCTGCCGATGAAAATATCAGAATCATCAATGTGAGGGGAATTGGGTATAAAATGATTTGCTAG
- a CDS encoding sensor histidine kinase has protein sequence MKLHLKYIVTLVIAALVCIFAYQTYWLVGLYQSQKKEVEAKIKGGMEFAHFMEMKKRIERLRNDDKGPHRQLTGSVAFSMDEDDDIDQKVKVKKVRGGKIVQSVQTTFTKHEKRREDDKDQELMMMMSGKLATMVQQALFGKLNEIAKPDINDYDSAWVAKMLSDSLLVGDDIHPLPHQIQLFAGKKVLAKVTTKGYVPSANAKQYQYVACNEGEANEEKYVLTLEPLTMTVLSQMAGILATSLFIMLILAFVFWFLIHTMLKQKTLDEMKSDFTNNITHELKTPIAVAYAATDSLLNYGMLQHPDKAHKYLTIAQEQLQTLSGLVEQILSMSMERRKSMLLNIVEVPMKEVIEPLISQHQLKVNSGVRTDKKVNVSLSVEPENLMVHADRMHFSNIVSNLIDNAIKYSEDSVKIEIKAFQKAEDEVLVSVSDNGIGIDHDKLPYIFDKFYRVTDGNKYTVKGYGLGLFYVKSLMDKMGGSVSVESEPGKGSCFTLHFLKGKRVKK, from the coding sequence ATGAAATTACATCTTAAATACATAGTTACGCTCGTCATCGCGGCTCTGGTTTGCATCTTCGCATATCAGACCTATTGGCTCGTGGGGCTTTATCAGTCTCAGAAAAAGGAGGTTGAAGCGAAAATCAAGGGTGGAATGGAGTTCGCTCACTTCATGGAGATGAAGAAGCGAATCGAACGATTGCGCAATGATGATAAAGGGCCTCATAGACAACTGACGGGTTCTGTTGCTTTTTCTATGGATGAAGACGATGATATTGATCAAAAGGTAAAGGTTAAAAAGGTTCGTGGAGGAAAAATCGTTCAGTCTGTTCAAACAACTTTTACCAAGCACGAGAAGCGTCGTGAAGATGACAAGGACCAGGAATTGATGATGATGATGTCGGGCAAGCTGGCAACTATGGTACAACAAGCGCTGTTTGGCAAATTGAATGAAATTGCCAAACCTGACATCAATGACTATGACAGTGCATGGGTTGCCAAGATGCTTTCAGACAGTTTGTTGGTAGGCGACGATATTCATCCGCTTCCGCATCAGATTCAGCTTTTTGCAGGAAAGAAGGTTTTGGCGAAAGTGACGACGAAGGGGTATGTGCCTTCCGCCAATGCCAAGCAATACCAATATGTGGCTTGTAATGAGGGGGAGGCGAATGAGGAGAAATATGTCCTCACCCTAGAGCCGCTTACGATGACTGTGCTCAGCCAGATGGCAGGCATCCTTGCCACATCGCTCTTCATCATGCTCATCCTGGCTTTCGTCTTCTGGTTCCTGATTCATACGATGCTCAAGCAGAAGACGCTTGATGAGATGAAGAGTGATTTCACCAATAATATCACGCACGAATTGAAGACTCCGATAGCCGTAGCCTATGCTGCCACCGACTCCCTGCTGAACTACGGAATGCTCCAGCATCCTGATAAGGCGCACAAGTATCTTACCATCGCCCAGGAGCAGTTGCAGACGCTCAGCGGATTGGTGGAACAGATTCTGTCGATGAGTATGGAACGACGGAAATCGATGCTTCTCAATATTGTGGAAGTTCCAATGAAGGAGGTGATTGAACCATTAATCTCCCAGCATCAGCTGAAAGTGAATTCAGGAGTAAGAACGGATAAAAAAGTGAATGTTTCGTTGTCTGTAGAACCTGAAAATCTGATGGTTCATGCCGACCGGATGCATTTCTCAAACATCGTGAGCAATCTCATAGACAATGCTATCAAGTATTCTGAAGATAGCGTGAAGATAGAAATCAAGGCTTTCCAAAAAGCCGAGGATGAAGTGCTGGTTTCCGTATCAGATAATGGAATCGGTATTGACCACGATAAATTGCCTTATATTTTCGACAAGTTCTATCGGGTGACGGATGGCAATAAATATACGGTCAAGGGCTATGGTCTCGGCCTTTTCTATGTCAAGAGCCTGATGGATAAAATGGGCGGTTCTGTTTCCGTAGAAAGCGAGCCGGGAAAAGGAAGCTGCTTTACCCTGCATTTTCTTAAAGGTAAAAGGGTAAAAAAGTAA
- a CDS encoding RagB/SusD family nutrient uptake outer membrane protein: protein MKRYRFLFLLLAALSMTSCLDEHPKDQLDEDAIYGSASDIYINAVASLYNYIGGANESESIQGTCRGIYDYNTLTTDEAMIPIRGGDWYDGGLWNAMYQHRWSADDQSLYDTWKYLYKVIVLANKSLDIISNKSALLSAAQQEEYRAEIRAIRAMFYYYAMDMFGRVPLVLSSSEQLHSSLFQGQTDRSSIFQFVFQELQQVLPSLPDQHSNKEGNYYGRITQPVVNFLLAKLALNAEIYMYDDWTQGYASRPKGSDIHFSVPASDASLRNGDQVDFRKLNAWETCIYYCDKLAEEGYVLESDDSFNFSTHNETSKENIFTIPMDKNIYTNQFHYLFRSYHYTHGGALGWGSENGTCATISTMKANHYGEAGEDARCKMNFVAGVVKVDGHELLMDNGKPLEYQPFEVAQNLTNSKFVKTAGARMAKYEVDRTSYMDGKLQSNDIVLFRYADALLMKAEAKVRNGENGDEELNRIRARVGMPYRKATLDNILEERLLELVWEGWRRQDLIRFGKFTGAYDLRTPLQGESSGYTTVFPIPQKCIDLNSELVQNKGYVNILK, encoded by the coding sequence ATGAAACGATATAGATTTTTATTTCTGCTGCTGGCGGCATTGTCTATGACATCCTGCCTGGACGAACATCCTAAGGATCAGTTGGACGAGGATGCCATCTATGGCTCTGCATCTGATATTTATATCAATGCCGTGGCTTCTCTCTATAATTATATAGGTGGAGCTAACGAGAGTGAGAGCATCCAGGGCACCTGCCGTGGCATTTACGATTATAATACGCTGACCACAGATGAGGCGATGATTCCGATTCGAGGCGGCGACTGGTATGATGGTGGCCTCTGGAATGCCATGTACCAGCATCGGTGGAGTGCCGATGACCAGTCTCTTTATGATACGTGGAAGTACCTTTATAAGGTAATCGTGCTGGCTAATAAGTCTTTGGATATTATCAGCAACAAGTCGGCCCTGCTTTCTGCCGCACAGCAGGAGGAATATCGGGCTGAGATAAGAGCCATCCGGGCTATGTTCTATTATTATGCTATGGACATGTTCGGTCGGGTTCCATTGGTCCTTTCCAGTTCAGAACAGCTCCATTCCAGCCTGTTCCAAGGTCAGACAGATCGCAGTTCTATCTTCCAGTTTGTCTTTCAGGAGTTGCAGCAGGTATTGCCTTCACTTCCCGACCAGCACAGCAATAAGGAAGGCAATTATTATGGTCGCATCACCCAGCCGGTAGTCAACTTTCTGTTGGCAAAGTTGGCATTGAATGCAGAAATCTATATGTATGATGACTGGACCCAGGGTTATGCGAGCCGTCCGAAGGGAAGTGACATTCATTTCTCTGTGCCGGCTTCTGATGCCTCTTTGCGTAATGGCGATCAGGTGGACTTCAGAAAGTTGAATGCCTGGGAAACCTGCATTTATTATTGTGATAAACTGGCAGAAGAAGGCTATGTCCTGGAGTCGGATGATTCATTCAATTTCTCTACGCATAATGAGACATCGAAGGAGAATATCTTCACGATTCCGATGGATAAGAATATCTATACCAACCAGTTCCATTATCTCTTCCGCTCTTACCATTATACGCATGGCGGTGCCTTGGGCTGGGGAAGTGAGAATGGTACCTGTGCCACGATTTCTACGATGAAAGCCAATCATTATGGCGAGGCTGGTGAAGATGCCCGTTGCAAGATGAACTTTGTGGCGGGAGTGGTAAAGGTAGATGGTCATGAACTGCTGATGGATAATGGAAAGCCGTTGGAGTATCAGCCTTTTGAAGTGGCTCAAAACCTGACCAACAGTAAGTTTGTCAAGACGGCTGGAGCGAGGATGGCGAAGTATGAGGTGGATAGAACCTCTTATATGGACGGCAAGTTGCAAAGTAACGACATCGTTCTTTTCCGATATGCAGATGCTTTATTGATGAAGGCAGAGGCAAAGGTCCGAAACGGAGAGAATGGTGATGAGGAGTTGAATAGAATTCGTGCCCGTGTGGGAATGCCTTACCGTAAGGCTACGCTCGATAACATTCTGGAAGAGCGGTTGCTGGAGTTGGTATGGGAAGGATGGCGTCGTCAGGATCTCATCCGTTTCGGCAAATTCACCGGTGCCTACGATCTCCGTACGCCTCTTCAGGGTGAATCCTCCGGCTACACCACCGTCTTCCCGATTCCTCAGAAATGCATCGATTTAAATTCTGAATTGGTACAGAATAAGGGATATGTCAATATTTTGAAGTAA
- a CDS encoding SusC/RagA family TonB-linked outer membrane protein: MILAPQTLCAQSVNIEGLDSLRLSGSVSVVEPELLKKGVLNNALDALIGQTAGVNVTTNGLDRIAMLNSVRVRGTTSIMGGNDPLVIIDGVTSDVATLATIYPADIESFTVLKNASETALYGSRGASGVIQVNTKKGTGKGFQISYEGNYGIEAMYKSMEMLNAAEYIAAAQKYGLEYNNKGYDTNFRKAITRTGNIQNHYLAFSGGTPQSNYRASFGYIDHNTIIRSKGYRNLVAKIDVTQKAFGDKLTGDFGVFGSSFKNNDIFDSQMLFYSADAMNPTYPYDKLNGSWVKNGAASQVNPPGALLKERNDTKNMNFNAHLKLNYDMTNSLSVSAFGAYSYASNENNQFCPTWVWAQGNLYRGEFKSENWLANVSFNYQHSWGIHNLKAMVGAEYQKDIRTGFWTSAKGITNNDMYYHNIGAAASRPFGGTDSNYEDPTLASVMGNVDYTLYNKYSLSVSMRGDGSSMVGNDHTWGFFPSVSLSWDMKQEKWLRSLQKITMLKLRTGYGRSGNLGGISSYTTLNTVRQNGIVSVNSSPTVTMGMISNNNPDLKWETRATWNIGADLGLWNNRLVLTAEYYYSKTTDMLYAYDVPVPPFAYDKLLANLGSMSNQGLEVGISFTPIQKKDMELNINMNLSWQKNKLLSLSGEYDGMQMSAVDITAMGALSGAGQHGGYNNVVYQIVGQPLGVFYLPHCKGIIEDGNGYYRYDIEDLDKNGTVDLSDGGDRYIAGQATPKVTLGSNISFRYRDWYLSLQMNGAFGHKIFNGTGLAYTNMSSFPDYNVLKGAPEKNIVDQNVSDYWLEKGDYLNFENLTLGYDIPIRKGVVQSLRVSASVNNLATISSYSGLTPMINSYVVNSTMGIDDKRTYPVYRTFSLGLSIQF, translated from the coding sequence ATGATTCTTGCACCCCAAACCCTCTGTGCTCAGTCTGTGAACATCGAAGGCCTAGACTCCTTGCGCTTATCAGGTTCGGTGAGTGTAGTGGAGCCTGAACTTCTGAAGAAGGGTGTGCTCAATAATGCCCTGGATGCCTTGATCGGACAGACGGCAGGTGTTAACGTCACTACCAATGGTCTTGACCGTATCGCTATGTTGAACTCCGTCCGGGTTCGCGGTACAACTTCTATCATGGGCGGCAATGATCCTCTGGTGATTATTGATGGTGTTACTTCTGATGTGGCGACGCTTGCTACAATCTATCCCGCCGATATCGAGAGCTTTACAGTACTGAAGAATGCCAGCGAAACGGCACTCTATGGTTCCCGTGGTGCTTCGGGTGTTATCCAGGTAAACACCAAGAAGGGTACGGGTAAGGGATTTCAGATTTCTTACGAGGGAAACTATGGTATAGAGGCGATGTACAAAAGTATGGAGATGCTCAATGCCGCCGAATACATAGCTGCTGCACAGAAGTATGGGCTGGAGTATAACAATAAGGGATATGATACCAATTTCCGCAAGGCGATTACCCGAACCGGAAATATCCAGAACCATTATCTGGCCTTCAGCGGTGGCACTCCGCAGAGCAATTACCGCGCTTCTTTTGGCTATATTGACCATAACACGATTATTCGGAGCAAGGGCTATCGTAATCTGGTGGCTAAGATTGATGTCACCCAGAAGGCGTTTGGCGATAAACTGACGGGAGATTTCGGCGTGTTCGGTTCGTCTTTCAAGAACAATGATATCTTCGACAGTCAGATGCTTTTCTATTCTGCCGATGCCATGAATCCTACTTATCCTTATGATAAGCTGAACGGCAGTTGGGTGAAGAATGGGGCTGCATCTCAGGTGAATCCTCCCGGTGCCTTGCTCAAGGAGCGTAATGATACGAAGAACATGAACTTCAATGCTCATCTGAAGTTGAACTATGATATGACAAATTCTCTGAGTGTTTCTGCCTTCGGAGCATACAGTTATGCTTCCAACGAGAACAACCAGTTCTGTCCTACCTGGGTTTGGGCGCAGGGCAATCTTTATCGTGGGGAGTTCAAGAGCGAGAACTGGCTTGCCAATGTATCGTTTAACTATCAGCATTCGTGGGGAATCCACAATCTGAAGGCAATGGTGGGTGCAGAATATCAGAAGGATATCCGAACGGGATTCTGGACTTCTGCGAAGGGAATCACCAACAACGACATGTATTACCATAACATAGGTGCTGCTGCATCACGGCCTTTCGGTGGGACAGACAGTAATTACGAAGATCCGACTCTGGCTTCTGTGATGGGCAATGTCGACTACACCTTATATAATAAGTATAGTCTTTCGGTTTCCATGCGTGGCGATGGTTCTTCGATGGTGGGCAATGACCATACCTGGGGTTTCTTCCCATCCGTCTCTCTTTCCTGGGATATGAAGCAGGAGAAATGGCTCCGTTCTCTCCAGAAAATTACCATGCTGAAACTGCGTACGGGCTATGGACGCTCAGGTAATCTTGGCGGAATATCTTCTTATACCACTTTGAATACGGTACGGCAGAATGGTATTGTTTCGGTGAACAGTTCTCCTACGGTTACGATGGGAATGATTAGCAATAACAATCCTGATCTGAAGTGGGAAACCCGCGCTACCTGGAATATCGGAGCTGATTTGGGATTGTGGAACAACCGGCTGGTTCTGACGGCAGAATATTACTATTCCAAGACCACCGACATGCTCTATGCCTATGATGTGCCGGTTCCGCCTTTTGCCTATGATAAATTGTTGGCAAACCTGGGTTCTATGAGCAACCAGGGTTTGGAGGTCGGCATTTCCTTCACTCCTATCCAGAAGAAGGACATGGAACTGAATATCAATATGAATCTCTCCTGGCAGAAGAACAAACTCCTCTCGCTGAGTGGTGAATATGACGGAATGCAGATGTCGGCAGTCGATATTACTGCGATGGGTGCCTTGTCGGGTGCCGGTCAGCATGGTGGTTACAACAATGTGGTCTATCAGATAGTTGGTCAGCCTTTGGGGGTATTCTATCTTCCTCATTGCAAGGGAATTATAGAAGATGGAAATGGGTATTACCGCTATGATATCGAAGATTTGGACAAGAACGGAACCGTAGATTTGAGTGATGGCGGTGACAGATATATTGCCGGTCAGGCTACTCCTAAAGTAACGTTGGGTTCCAATATTAGTTTCCGTTATCGCGACTGGTATCTTTCATTGCAGATGAACGGAGCCTTCGGACATAAGATATTCAATGGTACGGGCTTAGCCTACACCAATATGTCGAGTTTCCCGGATTATAATGTGCTGAAGGGAGCTCCTGAGAAGAATATCGTTGACCAGAATGTTTCTGATTATTGGCTGGAGAAGGGCGATTATCTCAACTTTGAGAATCTCACGCTGGGCTATGATATCCCTATCCGAAAGGGCGTGGTGCAGTCGCTCAGAGTTTCGGCGAGTGTCAATAATCTTGCCACTATCAGCAGTTACAGCGGCTTGACTCCGATGATTAACAGCTACGTGGTGAACAGTACGATGGGTATTGATGATAAGCGGACTTATCCTGTTTACAGAACCTTCTCATTGGGTTTAAGTATTCAATTCTAA
- a CDS encoding outer membrane beta-barrel protein yields the protein MKRLVILSACLAISLAGWAQGNRNDSLRMDSIIHSLPDVMVKGNRPIVKVKGAALTYDLPQLIKNHPVDNAYEAIKQLPGVSEQDEALTLNAQSVTVMIDGKATTMTSEQLYSLLKTIPTSRIANAEVVYSAPARYQVKGQVINLLLKHNTGFHSLQGELFGGYTHQNRNSYTERASLLFTNKKWEIDMLYSFGHGKRYYYYENEFAHTLTDGTSYAFSTHSDNIKRHLNHNIRLGINYHLAKNHQLSFAYTSQLNNTRGTSEDDGDFTSLLRIHAKSQFHNFRLDYSTPFGFSAGAEYTYYNSPDEQWLKSSLYDEIYDITSQQRIDKWYAYLKQEHDLGKDWGLNYGINYTTSRDKSSQENNNKSSDGNTIQTEDQMCFYIGASKSFGQKLTMEASLMEEYYHTPIWDEWNLFPTLSITYLPKAGHIIQFDFDCDRDYPTYWSVKNFTTYNAGGYGKIVGNPTLKPSRDLSLSLTYILHSRYVASLFFNNSKDEFRQLPYQSDKKKEMEYKYVNFDHVNQVGLMLTAPINIGNWWQNRLTFTGVYQNDKNSHFYDLPFDRSKWFCQAQWNGTFLFGKHVLLNLDASVHTDAIQGIIDIPASGYLNAALTWKPLKDDKFQLKAYCNDIFETGDNHLHDTYRGQHVINKMYFGRIIGLSLTYRFGGYKAKQHEEVDTSRFGK from the coding sequence ATGAAAAGATTGGTTATATTAAGCGCTTGCCTGGCCATTAGTCTTGCCGGCTGGGCACAAGGAAACAGAAATGATTCCCTGAGAATGGACAGCATCATCCATTCCCTCCCCGATGTGATGGTAAAAGGCAACCGACCTATCGTAAAGGTGAAAGGAGCAGCATTGACCTATGACCTGCCTCAACTCATCAAAAACCATCCGGTGGATAATGCCTATGAAGCCATCAAGCAACTGCCTGGCGTGAGCGAACAAGATGAAGCCTTGACCCTCAACGCCCAATCCGTAACCGTGATGATAGACGGCAAGGCTACCACCATGACGAGCGAGCAGCTCTATTCGCTTCTGAAAACGATTCCTACCAGCCGCATCGCCAACGCCGAAGTTGTCTATTCAGCCCCAGCCCGCTATCAGGTAAAGGGACAGGTCATCAACCTCCTGCTGAAGCACAACACAGGCTTTCACTCCCTGCAAGGCGAGCTCTTCGGCGGCTACACCCACCAGAACCGCAACAGTTACACAGAGCGCGCCTCCTTGCTCTTCACCAACAAGAAATGGGAAATAGACATGCTCTATTCCTTCGGTCATGGCAAGAGATATTATTACTATGAAAATGAGTTTGCCCACACCTTGACTGATGGCACTTCCTATGCCTTCTCTACACATAGCGACAATATCAAACGCCATCTCAACCACAACATCCGACTGGGCATCAACTATCATCTGGCGAAAAATCATCAGCTCAGCTTTGCCTACACCTCACAACTCAATAACACGAGAGGAACGTCAGAGGATGATGGCGATTTCACATCCCTTCTCAGAATCCATGCCAAGAGTCAGTTTCACAATTTCCGCCTGGATTACTCCACACCATTCGGCTTCTCGGCAGGAGCAGAATACACCTATTATAATTCACCGGATGAACAATGGCTGAAAAGCAGTCTCTACGATGAGATTTACGACATCACAAGCCAGCAACGAATCGACAAATGGTACGCTTACCTCAAGCAGGAGCACGACTTAGGAAAAGACTGGGGCTTGAACTACGGCATCAATTACACCACATCAAGAGACAAGAGTTCGCAGGAAAACAACAACAAGTCTTCTGATGGCAACACCATTCAAACCGAAGACCAAATGTGTTTCTATATCGGAGCCAGCAAGTCGTTCGGCCAAAAACTCACGATGGAAGCATCGCTCATGGAAGAATATTACCACACCCCAATCTGGGATGAGTGGAACCTCTTCCCTACACTCTCCATCACCTATCTTCCAAAGGCAGGACACATCATCCAATTCGACTTTGATTGCGACAGAGACTACCCTACCTATTGGTCGGTGAAGAACTTCACCACCTATAATGCGGGCGGATATGGAAAGATTGTAGGAAACCCGACGTTGAAGCCATCACGAGACCTCAGCCTCTCGCTTACCTATATTCTGCACAGCAGATACGTGGCAAGTCTCTTCTTCAACAACTCGAAAGATGAATTTCGTCAGCTTCCTTACCAGAGCGACAAGAAGAAGGAGATGGAATACAAGTATGTCAACTTCGACCATGTAAACCAGGTAGGCTTGATGCTCACAGCCCCAATCAACATAGGCAACTGGTGGCAGAATCGCCTTACCTTCACTGGCGTTTATCAGAACGATAAGAATTCCCACTTCTATGATCTTCCATTCGACCGCAGCAAATGGTTCTGTCAAGCCCAGTGGAACGGCACTTTTCTCTTTGGTAAGCATGTGCTTCTCAACCTCGATGCTTCCGTTCATACCGACGCCATCCAGGGAATCATCGACATCCCAGCCTCAGGCTATCTCAACGCTGCCCTCACCTGGAAGCCTCTCAAGGATGACAAGTTCCAGCTGAAAGCCTACTGCAACGACATCTTCGAGACAGGCGACAACCATCTGCACGACACCTATCGAGGTCAGCACGTCATCAACAAAATGTACTTTGGCAGAATCATAGGCCTCTCCCTCACCTATCGATTCGGCGGCTACAAGGCCAAGCAGCATGAAGAAGTAGATACTTCCAGATTCGGGAAATAG
- a CDS encoding glycerate kinase family protein: MDRKNDGLRLMDGAGYKKIIIACDSYKGCLSSREVNEAIASGVKEWNADAASPEIITLEMSDGGEGMLDAFLSAMKGERVKIHAHDALMRWIEAEYGIVDDTAIIEIAQTAGLALIEPEQRNPMKATSWGVGEMIMNAYRRGVRHFIVGLGGSATSDCGIGMLKAMGDDWKKIRQECSFVLASDVTNPLCGENGAAHVFAPQKGADAKMVQMLDDRASKFAEVSAKHFGYDRSEVPGAGAAGGLGYAFLQYFNAEARPGAELLFEKIEVDVLIQNADLVITGEGHSDRQTLMGKLPQRILEHGANQKIWLVSGGVSDRQVMLDAGFDRVIQITPDSMPLEEAMKPDVARNNIIKVIRRQFAGHLQKRVDSIAQ; the protein is encoded by the coding sequence ATGGATAGGAAAAATGATGGCCTCAGACTGATGGATGGGGCTGGATATAAGAAGATAATAATTGCTTGCGACTCTTATAAGGGTTGCCTTTCGAGCAGAGAGGTGAACGAGGCGATTGCTTCGGGAGTAAAGGAATGGAATGCGGATGCTGCTTCTCCCGAAATTATTACCCTGGAAATGAGTGATGGGGGAGAGGGAATGCTCGATGCTTTTCTTTCGGCGATGAAGGGAGAGCGAGTGAAGATTCATGCCCATGATGCGCTGATGAGATGGATTGAGGCGGAATACGGAATCGTGGATGATACGGCGATTATCGAGATTGCGCAGACTGCCGGACTGGCTCTGATTGAGCCTGAACAGCGCAACCCGATGAAGGCTACTTCCTGGGGCGTGGGCGAGATGATAATGAATGCTTATCGCCGGGGCGTGCGCCATTTCATCGTGGGCTTGGGCGGAAGTGCCACATCTGATTGCGGCATAGGAATGCTCAAGGCGATGGGCGACGACTGGAAGAAAATCCGACAGGAATGCAGTTTTGTGCTGGCTTCGGACGTTACCAATCCGCTCTGTGGTGAAAACGGGGCGGCTCACGTCTTTGCGCCTCAGAAGGGAGCTGATGCTAAGATGGTGCAGATGTTGGATGATAGAGCGAGTAAGTTTGCCGAGGTAAGCGCCAAGCATTTTGGATATGATAGGAGTGAGGTTCCTGGGGCTGGTGCGGCCGGAGGACTGGGTTATGCATTCCTGCAATATTTCAATGCAGAGGCTCGTCCAGGGGCTGAACTGCTTTTTGAGAAAATAGAGGTTGATGTGCTCATTCAGAATGCTGATCTCGTGATTACGGGCGAAGGTCATAGCGACCGTCAGACCCTGATGGGGAAGCTGCCGCAAAGAATTCTTGAGCATGGTGCCAATCAGAAAATCTGGCTCGTCTCGGGTGGCGTAAGCGACAGGCAGGTGATGCTGGATGCAGGTTTTGATAGAGTGATTCAGATTACTCCTGATTCTATGCCTTTAGAAGAAGCGATGAAGCCGGATGTGGCCCGTAACAATATCATCAAGGTGATTCGTAGGCAATTTGCGGGTCACTTGCAAAAGCGTGTGGATAGCATAGCACAATAA